In the genome of Zobellia nedashkovskayae, the window CATTAGAACTTTAAAAACCTTCAGTTTATAATATTCTTCGCTAGTTTCAAGATAAGACCTCATATCTGTATCTACGTCAACGAGGTCTTTTTTTAATGATTCAAATGCCATAATGCATTATTTGTGTAGTTGTGCGTTTTGCTTTTTAAGCTCTTCCAATTTGCGTTCCAAAGTTGCAATAATATCATCTGCTTTGTAGCTCATATGGCTAATAGTCTCATCTAATTTACGTTCAAAATCTTCTTTCTTTTCGTTGGCTGTTTTAGTCAGCTCATCTTTGGCGTGGGTTACGCGGTCAGAAAGATCATGTTTGGCTTCCAAAGCTCTGTCTTTGATTTTATGTCTTGTTTCAACTCCTTTTTCAGGAGCATATAATATTCCGAAGCCTGCACCAATTGCTGCTCCTGTTAATAATGCTAGAAGTACATTTCCACTATCGTTTGCCATGATATAAATTTTTAATTAGTATTTAATCTATACAACAAATTTAGCTAAGTTAATTTTTTGACTTCATGACTTAGGTCAGTACGATTAAAAATATGTACTTGTAATTTTACCACAGAGAACGCCCCTGACCAAACTTAGCTATCTCTAAATTGTTATTAAAATGGACATGTCACAATCAGAACAAAAACAAATTTTTCTGAAACCGTATGAACAGGTTTCGGATTTGGAAAAAGCCTTAAAAACCGTCCGCCAAATAGAGTTTGATAAAATGGCCGTATCGGTAATCGGAAATGTAGGAGAAGATCATATAAATAAGAGTAAAGAATTGACAACTATAGAATACCAATTAAGACGCTTTTTTAGCGAGTTACTTGCGCCTAATACTGCTTTTGATACTTTTTATAATCCTGAGTTAGGTCGCTTATTTGTAGCAGGTTTTTTGGTTGAGACATTCCAAAATTCTGTGGGTAAAAGAGGTATAGGAGAATTATATGGAGGTCCATATGGAATACTGAGAGGGCTTGGTATAACTGAAACAGATACCATAGCTAGTATTAATAAGTTAAAGGGTAAAACGTATTTATTGGTAGCCAGAGGAAACCGTTTGGATATTCAAAAATTGAAAAATCAATTAGGAAATCAACTGGAAGATAAATTAGGTAATTAATAAATAGACTGAGCACTATAAGAAAGTAATACAGCTGATTAATGATTAGATTTTTCAGAAACAATTTAAAGAGTCAAATCGGTTTTATTTTGGAATGGCTGACCTAGGTCATAGTAATTCACCTCATATATACGCATTTTTATATCGTATTTTAATCTAAAGCACACAACATGGACACTCTTGAATATTATGAAAGTAAAAAGGAATTTAATGTATTTGTAGCAAGTACGTTTTCAGATTTAAAACACTTCAAAAAGGAGGGTGATAAGTCCTTATTTAATAATTTACTATTAAAAGACTTAACACAAGTAAAACATTACGTTACCAAAAGAATGGCAACTGCCCTAACTAAAGGAAACCTTCCAAAAGGGAAGTATGAAGTAGATGATTTTATTGACCAACTCTTTATTGTAGTGTTTGATCATTTTGAAGAGGTTAGAGGTAAAGATGATCTTCATCCTTGGTTATTTAAAAAAGCAGATGAACTTTTAGAGGACACCATTCTAAATGAAGACTTTGATGATTATTTCTTGAAAAACATTGATGATTATTCTCGTCCGGAATGGGATGAGATGGAAGAAAAATTCAGTACAGATGGCGGTGGGGATTTAGTTATGATAGATGAGCTAGATGATATTTCATATCCTAAAAATGATTACCTATTGAACCATGTTTTTATCGAAGATGATAAAAAAGAACTCATGGATAAGATAGATAAGGATTTAGATAAAGAGAGCATTAAAAGACATGTAACTATGGTCTTGCATTATTTGCCAATGCCAATGCGTACTGTGTTTGAATTAGCTACGGAATATGAATTTTCTATTAGTCAAATAGCCATGATTCGTAATCAAAGTATAGATGAGGTAAAAGTACTTTTAGATAATGCCCGTAAGAGCCTTGAAGCTAGTTTTTTCAATAGGTATGAGATAGAAAAATAAGTAGATTGGTTAACATTTTGGGGCTATAAAAGGTAAGCCTATTGTACCAGGTAACTTATAAAACAACAAATTTAAATAGTGCATTATGAAAACAAAAACGTTGAATCCAAAAACAGAATTATTATTAGGTGCCGGGTTAGACGTTCTTCATTTTGAAAGTGAGGAATGGTTGAGCAACATAGCCTTTTATAAAGACGAGACTAGATTTTTTGCTGATTTAATAGAGAAAAGAAAGACCAATGATGCTGCCCAAACAGCCTATGGTCAAATACTTGAAAATCTAGATACCGTACATAAAGAATTGTTCGATTATCTAGCCAATGACATAGAAGAACATGAAAGACTGCTGTCTCGTTTAGAACTAGGTGAAAAAGGTTTGGCAGATGCCGATTATAGAGATAAGCACCGTCAACTTAAAAAAAGGATGGAAGGTTTTACAAGTAACTTTCGTCAATTCAAAAAGATGGTTTTCGGATATGTAAAAAGTCTTTAATTTTTTAGCTTGGAGATATAAAGATTGTGGGGATTTAATCTCTTTAAGCAAATGAAGCGCAAATTATTTGCGCTATTTACTAGAACAAGCCGAGTCAAATATTGAGAAAATAAGTTCTTAAAAAAATGATCTCGGCTTGTTTATTTCTAAATCAAATTATAAAATGTTCTAAACTAATTCTATTATGCAAATCTCTATTTATAGGAAAGAAAACCAAACCGCTGACAGCATTAACAATTTCACGGATTTTTATTATGGTTTGCGTATGCATTTCTTCGCTAGCGATTTATTATATAAAGGACTATCGCCTAAGCAAATTAGCTCTGCGGTAGAAAGAGCAATGAATGTGGCAAAGTCTTCTAAAATGAATCTACGAGAGCATTTCAGGCCTGTTTTCAGTAGTATAGATAATGAAATCATTAGTGACTGTAAATTATCTCGTTTAGGATATGGTCTTGTATTAATGAATGCAGAAACCAAACTTTCAATAGTAGGTAAGTGGCAACTCAAAGTTTTAGAGAGTTTCATGGGTGGTAATAATGCACATTAGGAACAGAACTTCTGTTTTTTAATCTAGGTTGTTATAGGGTGATAAAATGGATATAATACTTTTTTTTCAATGCTTTTTTTAAATAAGTGAAAAGATGAAGTGATTTTTTTTGTAGAGATGTTTTACACTAATTCTATTGCAATATAAAGATGTCATAGTATTGATTGATTATTTTTTTATCAATATTTTAGATTAAATTGGGGGCTGGGTTCGATTAATTTTTCGGAACACGGCCCTTTTATTTAACAGAACAGTATGAAAAAAATTTTAATTATTGGATGCGGTTTAATGGCATTCTGCCAAAATACTAATGCACAAATGAATCTTGATAATAGGATTGAAGAGAAAGTAGACTCTTTAATTAGCTTAATGACTTTAGAGGAAAAGGTTGGCCAGATGAACCAGTATAATGGTTTTTGGAATGTTACAGGTCCTGTTCCAGAAGAAGGGGATGCCTCTAGTAAATTCGAGCATCTTAAAAACGGTTGGGTAGGTTCTATGTTAAACGTTACAGGTGTAGAAGAAGTTCGCAAGGTACAGAAGATTGTAGTTGAAGAATCCCGCTTAGGAATTCCTTTAATTATAGGTTTTGATGTAATTCATGGATATAGAACACAAAGCCCAATACCTTTGGCAGAATCTGCTAGTTGGGATATGGAGGCTATAAAAGCTTCTGCAGCAATGGCTGCTGATGAAGCGTCTGCAACGGGCATAAACTGGACTTTTGCCCCAATGGTAGATATATCAAGAGATGCACGATGGGGGAGAGTAATGGAAGGCGCAGGTGAAGATCCTTATTTGGGTAGTCAAATAGCCAAGGCAAGAATTACCGGGTTTCAAGGAGAAGACCTTTCTGCACCAAATACTATTGCGGCAACAGCTAAACATTTTGCTGGGTATGGCTTTTCTGAAGCGGGTAGAGATTACAATACGGTAGATGTAGGTACGTCAACTTTGTACAATACTATTTTTCCACCGTTTATGGCAGCTATAGAAGCTGATGTAAAAACATTCATGAATTCATTTAATGTAATTAACGGTATACCCGCAACCGGCAATTCTTTTTTACAAAGAGATGTTTTAAAAGGAGAATGGGACTATCAAGGTTTTGTAGTTTCTGACTGGGGTTCAATGGCTGAAATGGTCGCTCATGGGTATTCTAAAGACGGAAAAGCTGCTGCAGAAAGTGCTGCAAATGCCGGTAGTGATATGGATATGGAATCGTATTTATATGTCAAGCATTTAAAAGATTTGGTAAATGAGGGAAAAGTTTCCGTTGATAAAGTTGATGATGCCGTTCGACGAATTTTAAGGGTAAAATATGAATTAGGTCTTTTTGATGACCCTTATAAATATTGTAACGAAGAGCGAGAAAAAAATGTAATAGGAAGCGATAAAAACAAAGCGATAGCGCTTGATATGGCAAAAAAGTCTATAGTGCTTCTTAAAAATGAAAATCAATTATTGCCTTTAAAAAAGAAGGGAATGAACATTGCTGTTATTGGTCCTTTGGCAGCTGATAAGAATAGCCCGCTAGGAGGTTGGAGACTTGCCGCAGAAGATAATTCTGCAGTATCGGTCATCGAAGGTTTAAAGAAATATAAAGGCAATAAACTACATCATGAAAAAGGAGTAGAGTTTATAAAGGGTATAGAGGCATTTATATCTGAACTTGATATTAATACAACAGATAGGTCTGGTATTGCCGAGGCTGTAGAAGTAGCTAAAAATAAAGATGTAGTAATCATGGTTCTGGGTGAGCATGGTTTTCAATCAGGTGAGGGTAGAAGTAGGGCTAGTTTAGATTTACCAGGTCTGCAACAAGAATTATTGGAAGCCGTATATGCCGTAAATAAGAATATAGTTTTGGTTTTAATGAACGGAAGACCCTTGGCTATTAATTGGGCAGATGAAAATATACCTGCCATAGTAGAAGCATGGCAATTGGGTTCAACTAGTGGTGATGCTATTGCTAAAGTACTTTATGGAGATTATAACCCAAGTGGTAAATTGCCTATGACTTTTCCGAGAAATGTGGGGCAGGTACCATTGTACTATAATTATTTAAATACGGGTAGACCCACTAACCCTGGTAATGATTTGGTTTTTTGGACGCATTATTCAGATGAAGTAAACACGCCTCTATATGAATTTGGATACGGTTTAAGTTATACCTCATTTACCTATGATAATTTAAAGTTGAGCGCAGAATCACTAAGTAGAACAGGAGATTTACATGTCAGTTTTGATTTATCTAATACAGGAAAATACGAAGGCAAAGAAGTTGTTCAGCTATACATACAAGATTTATTCGCCAGTAGAGCAAGACCTGTAAAAGAATTAAAAGATTTTAAAATGGTTTCTCTAAAACCTGGCGAGACTAAAAATGTGAGCTTTACCATTTCTGCGAAGAAACTAGAATTCTACTCTGCAAATAATAAATGG includes:
- a CDS encoding YtxH domain-containing protein, which translates into the protein MANDSGNVLLALLTGAAIGAGFGILYAPEKGVETRHKIKDRALEAKHDLSDRVTHAKDELTKTANEKKEDFERKLDETISHMSYKADDIIATLERKLEELKKQNAQLHK
- a CDS encoding sigma-70 family RNA polymerase sigma factor, with the protein product MDTLEYYESKKEFNVFVASTFSDLKHFKKEGDKSLFNNLLLKDLTQVKHYVTKRMATALTKGNLPKGKYEVDDFIDQLFIVVFDHFEEVRGKDDLHPWLFKKADELLEDTILNEDFDDYFLKNIDDYSRPEWDEMEEKFSTDGGGDLVMIDELDDISYPKNDYLLNHVFIEDDKKELMDKIDKDLDKESIKRHVTMVLHYLPMPMRTVFELATEYEFSISQIAMIRNQSIDEVKVLLDNARKSLEASFFNRYEIEK
- the bglX gene encoding beta-glucosidase BglX, yielding MKKILIIGCGLMAFCQNTNAQMNLDNRIEEKVDSLISLMTLEEKVGQMNQYNGFWNVTGPVPEEGDASSKFEHLKNGWVGSMLNVTGVEEVRKVQKIVVEESRLGIPLIIGFDVIHGYRTQSPIPLAESASWDMEAIKASAAMAADEASATGINWTFAPMVDISRDARWGRVMEGAGEDPYLGSQIAKARITGFQGEDLSAPNTIAATAKHFAGYGFSEAGRDYNTVDVGTSTLYNTIFPPFMAAIEADVKTFMNSFNVINGIPATGNSFLQRDVLKGEWDYQGFVVSDWGSMAEMVAHGYSKDGKAAAESAANAGSDMDMESYLYVKHLKDLVNEGKVSVDKVDDAVRRILRVKYELGLFDDPYKYCNEEREKNVIGSDKNKAIALDMAKKSIVLLKNENQLLPLKKKGMNIAVIGPLAADKNSPLGGWRLAAEDNSAVSVIEGLKKYKGNKLHHEKGVEFIKGIEAFISELDINTTDRSGIAEAVEVAKNKDVVIMVLGEHGFQSGEGRSRASLDLPGLQQELLEAVYAVNKNIVLVLMNGRPLAINWADENIPAIVEAWQLGSTSGDAIAKVLYGDYNPSGKLPMTFPRNVGQVPLYYNYLNTGRPTNPGNDLVFWTHYSDEVNTPLYEFGYGLSYTSFTYDNLKLSAESLSRTGDLHVSFDLSNTGKYEGKEVVQLYIQDLFASRARPVKELKDFKMVSLKPGETKNVSFTISAKKLEFYSANNKWEAETGDFKVFIGGSSNTKLESDFALKN